A genomic region of Corticium candelabrum chromosome 6, ooCorCand1.1, whole genome shotgun sequence contains the following coding sequences:
- the LOC134180714 gene encoding tetraspanin-9-like yields the protein MGDGVTGGYRLVKFLLFVFNLLFWVFGIALIVVGAIALNKYGSIFTLASGQNWSSAPALVIAVGCIVFLVAFCGCFGAIRENKCFLYLFSVLLSVIFVLTLAGCILVAVFKNEIEDDLKKVMERSLQKYNNNNTGIMNAWRSLQRDWPKCCGVTNYTDWENNGITIPQSCCKHGSPCDVSDPTQLYPEGCFNKTVSAIEDHWPVAAGIAGGVAVIQLIGVFMSCGLARAIGASYEVV from the exons ATGGGAGACGGAGTTACTGGTGGTTATCGGTTGGTGAAGTTCCTACTCTTTGTCTTTAACCTTCTTTTTTGG GTCTTCGGCATTGCGCTCATTGTTGTTGGCGCGATTGCTCTG AACAAGTATGGCTCGATTTTCACGTTGGCGTCAGGCCAGAACTGGTCTTCGGCTCCAGCTCTAGTCATCGCCGTTGGCTGCATCGTGTTTCTGGTCGCCTTCTGTGGATGTTTCGGCGCTATTCGAGAGAACAAGTGCTTTCTCTACTTG TTTTCCGTCCTGTTGAGCGTCATCTTTGTTTTGACGTTGGCTGGCTGCATTTTGGTTGCTGTGTTCAAGAATGAG ATTGAAGACGATCTGAAGAAGGTAATGGAAAGATCACTCCAGAAgtataacaataacaatacagGCATTATGAATGCTTGGAGGAGTTTGCAAAGGGACTGG CCAAAGTGTTGTGGCGTTACGAATTATACTGATTGGGAGAATAACGGCATTACTATTCCACAAAGTTGTTGTAAGCACGGTAGTCCTTGTGACGTATCGGATCCTACACAACTCTACCCAGAG GGATGTTTCAATAAAACGGTCAGCGCCATTGAAGATCACTGGCCGGTTGCTGCAGGTATTGCCGGTGGTGTGGCCGTCATTCAG TTGATCGGTGTCTTCATGTCATGCGGCTTGGCCAGGGCAATTGGTGCGTCGTATGAAGTTGTGTGA
- the LOC134180715 gene encoding leukocyte surface antigen CD53-like: MGEALGTLWQIVRVLLIVFNFLFFVLGLAFIGLGGYALDNYGAVFAFESGQAWSSAPSLLIALGVFIFLVSFLGFLGACLKHRVLLFVFGVIMCFLLVLTLTGTILGFQFKSKIESQLGDAMWKSIRKYNNTSGDKKAWDDLQEHWPKCCGVYHSFDWTNMSLPIPDSCHIDGNPANPIQKQGCYNKTIGAITGHVAEAAGIATFVLFTELFGVVMAFGLGRQITKMSSGNYEVV; the protein is encoded by the exons ATGGGTGAAGCACTCGGCACGCTGTGGCAAATCGTTCGCGTCCTACTCATCGTTTTCAATTTCCTCTTCTTC GTTCTGGGACTTGCTTTCATCGGATTGGGCGGCTATGCTCTT GATAATTATGGAGCGGTTTTTGCGTTTGAGAGCGGACAGGCCTGGTCATCGGCTCCGTCGCTTCTGATCGCTCTCGGAGTCTTTATCTTTCTCGTAAGCTTTCTGGGTTTTCTTGGCGCATGTCTGAAGCATCGCGTTCTGCTGTTTGTG TTTGGAGTTATTATGTGTTTTCTGCTTGTCTTGACGTTGACGGGAACGATTCTTGGATTCCAGTTTAAAAGCAAG atTGAATCCCAATTGGGCGATGCCATGTGGAAGTCTATCAGGAAATACAATAATACCAGCGGAGACAAGAAAGCTTGGGATGATCTGCAGGAACATTGG CCTAAGTGTTGTGGCGTCTACCACTCCTTTGACTGGACAAACATGTCTCTACCTATACCAGACAGCTGCCACATTGATGGTAATCCTGCCAATCCAATACAAAAGCAG GGTTGCTACAACAAGACAATTGGAGCTATCACTGGACATGTAGCAGAGGCTGCAGGCATTGCTACTTTTGTGCTTTTTACTGAG CTGTTTGGTGTCGTCATGGCTTTTGGTCTGGGTCGACAAATAACAAAGATGTCTTCAGGCAACTATGAAGTTGTCTAA
- the LOC134180695 gene encoding osmotic avoidance abnormal protein 3-like encodes MAEAVKVIVRCRPMNSRENKMNCGCVIEMDSAVRQVALRKPGAPEMAPKFFTFDGVYFIDSTTQWIYEDIAFPLVDGVLEGYNGTIFAYGQTGCGKSYTMTGVVDPPEQNGIIPRAFEHIFEAATVTEDTKFLLHGSYLEIYNEEIRDLLGRNSKTKLDLHEHPDKGVYAEGLTHVPVHTVEEIALLMDKGSKNRSVGATLMNIDSSRSHSIFTISIETCKPCGNPDGSDRIRAAKLNLVDLAGSERQAKTGAIGQRLKEATKINLSLSALGNVISALVDGKATHIPYRDSKLTRLLQDSLGGNTKTLMVACVSPADNNYDETLSTLRYANRAKNIKNKPKINEDPKDALLREYQDEIKKLKAMLAGQLPVSEQILLPQPTVPNVAPASDVATSRELEEETERLRLEYESQLAAIKAQYEAEQSSNVKLQEEMSLLRSEYERQLKEAEGKFAVDQVSGTASNQSSSLTAATTDSSALVHSLEISHSVTVGVSESKQSNMVVIPDAMVAQSEGVNAASLAVAVVDEVSLLRKSSEAHPVFDSPVSKVMPAISMTTSEAPSTGAQLPLSTLDQPIPPQLPHSAQDIATLVQQHEEAMRKLQALNAQMVGGEKVEDEQVKQKLKTRRKHADERRLRLQQALADDDNEVMEGIYDSMQGKINVKRKQVESIKQQLESTKQEVEDIQSEFQRDRGDYLDALRERERLIQFQEQFIDKILPCLRRDCNYVNLDKIRLESKWNDEKQEWEMPALVVARTVLPASSVNALGPRLTNRPREKSLSPHSLHTEVPSQMSRQAVSDGQVGFSPSPPPEGDTFTQRINRASESDYFRSRRAAKLLSESSNYATGDPISPARSVAPFQINSQKTAPLNAKLSGPMDPSLMRWPRQLESLSSQNSLGVANGVAPALSLGNAHQIQERRRSKQLRKLDPIQGQKPPPSL; translated from the coding sequence ATGGCGGAGGCAGTCAAGGTGATCGTTCGCTGCCGGCCGATGAACAGCCGCGAGAACAAAATGAACTGCGGCTGCGTCATCGAAATGGACAGCGCCGTGCGTCAAGTCGCGCTGAGAAAGCCGGGAGCGCCAGAGATGGCGCCCAAATTCTTCACATTCGACGGCGTCTACTTCATAGATAGCACAACACAATGGATCTATGAGGACATCGCATTTCCGCTCGTTGACGGCGTGCTGGAAGGATACAACGGTACGATTTTTGCCTACGGTCAAACGGGATGCGGCAAGTCGTACACAATGACCGGAGTGGTCGATCCCCCGGAGCAGAATGGGATCATACCGCGGGCGTTTGAGCATATCTTTGAGGCTGCCACTGTCACTGAAGATACCAAGTTCTTACTTCATGGGTCGTATCTTGAAATCTACAATGAAGAAATTCGGGATTTGCTTGGGAGGAATTCGAAGACGAAGCTGGATTTGCATGAGCATCCGGATAAGGGGGTTTATGCGGAGGGTCTGACTCATGTGCCTGTGCATACTGTGGAAGAGATCGCtttgttgatggacaaaggcTCGAAGAATCGGAGCGTTGGGGCGACGCTGATGAATATTGATTCGTCTCGGTCGCATTCGATATTCACGATTAGCATCGAGACGTGCAAGCCGTGCGGGAATCCTGATGGAAGCGACCGGATTCGGGCTGCAAAGTTGAATCTCGTCGATCTAGCGGGAAGCGAGAGGCAGGCGAAGACTGGTGCAATCGGTCAACGATTGAAGGAGGCAACAAAAATCAATCTGTCTCTTTCGGCTCTCGGGAATGTCATTTCTGCTCTGGTTGACGGCAAGGCTACGCACATCCCGTATCGTGATTCGAAATTAACTCGATTGCTTCAAGATTCTCTTGGTGGAAATACGAAAACTCTTATGGTGGCTTGTGTCAGTCCGGCTGACAACAACTACGACGAGACACTCAGCACACTGCGATATGCCAATCGAGCGAAAAACATCAAGAACAAGCCGAAGATCAATGAAGACCCAAAAGATGCTCTTCTGAGAGAATACCAGGATGAGATCAAGAAACTGAAGGCAATGTTAGCTGGTCAGCTGCCTGTAAGTGAGCAAATTCTGTTACCTCAACCAACAGTACCGAATGTTGCTCCAGCTAGTGATGTTGCAACCAGCAGAGAATTAGAGGAGGAAACAGAGAGGTTGCGATTGGAATATGAGTCACAACTGGCAGCCATCAAGGCTCAGTATGAGGCGGAGCAGAGTAGTAATGTAAAACTGCAAGAAGAAATGTCATTATTGAGATCCGAGTATGAGAGGCAGCTGAAAGAAGCGGAGGGTAAgtttgcagttgatcaagtcAGTGGCACGGCATCAAATCAAAGTTCTAGTCTTACTGCGGCGACAACAGACAGCTCGGCATTGGTGCATTCTTTGGAAATCTCTCATTCTGTCACTGTTGGAGTGAGTGAATCAAAACAGTCAAATATGGTGGTGATACCTGATGCCATGGTAGCTCAGTCGGAGGGAGTAAATGCTGCCAGTCTGGCTGTCGCTGTCGTAGATGAAGTCTCTTTACTTCGTAAGTCTTCAGAAGCTCATCCAGTCTTTGATTCTCCTGTTTCAAAAGTGATGCCTGCCATTTCCATGACAACGTCGGAGGCGCCATCAACTGGTGCCCAGTTGCCTTTGTCTACATTGGATCAACCTATTCCACCTCAATTGCCTCATTCTGCTCAAGACATTGCCACTCTAGTTCAACAACACGAAGAGGCGATGCGCAAATTGCAAGCACTGAATGCGCAGATGGTTGGTGGCGAGAAAGTAgaggatgagcaagtgaaacaAAAGCTGAAGACAAGAAGAAAACATGCTGACGAACGACGATTAAGACTACAACAAGCTTTAGCAGACGATGACAATGAGGTAATGGAGGGAATCTATGACTCGATGCAAGGCAAGATCAATGTGAAGAGGAAACAGGTCGAATCTATTAAGCAACAACTTGAGTCTACAAAGCAGGAAGTTGAAGACATTCAGTCGGAGTTTCAACGTGATAGAGGAGACTATCTTGATGCATTGAGAGAACGAGAACGTCTCATTCAATTTCAGGAGCAATTTATTGACAAAATTCTTCCGTGTCTTCGTCGAGACTGCAACTATGTAAATCTCGATAAAATTCGATTGGAATCTAAATGGAACGATGAGAAACAAGAGTGGGAAATGCCGGCTTTGGTTGTGGCTCGCACGGTACTGCCTGCTTCTAGTGTGAACGCATTGGGGCCTCGGTTGACCAACCGACCACGGGAGAAGTCATTGAGTCCTCACTCTTTGCATACAGAGGTGCCAAGTCAGATGTCGAGACAAGCAGTCAGTGACGGTCAGGTTGGCTTCTCTCCTTCTCCTCCTCCAGAAGGTGACACATTCACACAGCGAATCAACCGAGCATCTGAGTCGGACTATTTTAGATCTAGACGTGCAGCAAAACTGTTGTCCGAGAGTTCTAATTATGCCACTGGTGACCCGATATCTCCTGCTCGGAGTGTTGCTCCATTTCAGATTAACTCACAAAAGACAGCGCCACTGAATGCAAAGCTGTCGGGGCCGATGGATCCCTCTCTGATGAGATGGCCGAGGCAATTAGAGTCACTCTCGAGTCAAAATTCGTTAGGGGTGGCGAATGGTGTGGCCCCAGCTCTTTCTCTTGGAAATGCTCATCAAATACAAGAACGGAGACGATCGAAACAGCTGAGGAAGCTTGATCCAATACAAGGCCAGAAGCCGCCACCGTCGTTGTAG
- the LOC134180696 gene encoding 1,4-alpha-glucan-branching enzyme-like, with product MNPPNLSDLLDRDPNLKNHSAEIATRYERLERMKTHLEEHEGGLDAFSRGYEKFGLNRTEDGGVIYREWAPGAEGVFLTGDFNGWDRQSLKCEKKKYGMWEITLPPTADGKSPVPHNSKWKVVIKTQSGDLVDRISPWSHYVVCREDIKLYESYNWDPDVPYKFQHPKVKKPQAPRIYEAHVGISSEKPEVASYRHMADNVLHRIVGLGYNCIQLMAVMEHAYYASFGYQVTSFFAPSSRYGTPDDLKYLVDQCHKYGLYVLIDIVHSHASKNVLDGLNHFDGTDSCYFHTGARGAHSLWDSRLFDYHKWEVLRFLLSNLRWWLEEYQFDGFRFDGVTSMLYHHHGIGTGFSGGYHEYFGPNTDGQSLLYLTISNYMLNVLYPDCITIAEDVSGMPALCRPVSEGGVGFDYRLGMAIPDKWIKMLKEVKDEDWNMGDIVFTLTNRRYGEKVIAYAESHDQALVGDKTLAFWLMDAEMYSNMSTMSHFTLTIDRGMALHKMIRLITIGLGGEGYLNFIGNEFGHPEWLDFPRAGNNSSYWYARRQWNLVDDNVLRYRFLNEFDLAMNHLENTYHWLSSDFSFVSHRHESNKVIAFERGTVLFIFNFHPTQSFTDYQIGTAQPGTYKIVLNSDSGRFHGHNRIDESTRFHTAPNAWDGRPHSLLIYLPSRVGLVLAVEG from the exons ATGAATCCTCCAAATCTGTCGGACCTGCTTGATCGCGATCCCAACTTGAAAAACCACAGCGCGGAAATAGCGACGAG ATACGAACGTTTAGAGCGAATGAAGACGCATCTGGAGGAGCACGAAGGCGGACTGGACGCGTTCTCGAGAGGATACGAGAAATTCGGTCTCAACCGGACGGAAGACGGGGGCGTGATTTACAGAGAATGGGCGCCGGGTGCGGAAGGAGTCTTTCTCACCGGCGATTTCA ACGGTTGGGACAGGCAATCCCTCAAGTGTGAAAAGAAGAAGTATGGAATGTGGGAGATAACTCTTCCACCAACTGCAGACGGAAAGAGCCCAGTACCTCACAACTCTAAATGGAAA GTCGTAATCAAAACCCAGTCTGGTGACCTTGTTGATCGCATATCTCCATGGTCTCATTACGTCGTCTGCCGTGAAGACATCAAGCTGTACGAATCCTACAACTGGGATCCTGACGTCCCATACAAATTTCAACACCCGAAGGTTAAGAAGCCGCAAGCACCAAGAATTTACGAAGCACATGTCGGCATATCATCTGAGAAACCAGAGGTTGCGAGCTACAGACACATGGCTGACAACGTCCTGCATAGAATTGTGGGTCTTGGATACAATTGTATTCAGTTGATGGCGGTCATGGAGCATGCGTATTATGCAAGCTTTGGGTATCAAGTGACGAGTTTCTTTGCACCATCCAG TCGTTATGGCACTCCTGATGATCTTAAGTATCTTGTGGATCAATGTCATAAATACGGACTCTACGTGTTGATCGACATCGTTCACAGTCATGCATCGAAGAATGTGCTCGACGGCTTGAATCACTTCGATGGCACTGACTCATGCTATTTTCACACTGGAGCACGAGGAGCACACAGTCTGTGGGACAGTCGACTCTTCGACTACCACAA GTGGGAAGTTTTACGTTTTCTGCTCTCCAATCTGCGCTGGTGGCTGGAAGAATATCAGTTTGATGGTTTTCGATTTGATGGAGTCACGTCGATGCTGTATCACCACCATGGCATAGGAACAGGATTCAGTGGTGGATATCACGAGTACTTTGGGCCGAACACGGATGGACAGAGCTTGTTGTACTTGACAATCTCAAACTATATGCTGAATGTGTTGTATCCAGACTGCATTACAATCGCCGAG GATGTGTCAGGAATGCCGGCATTGTGTCGTCCAGTTAGTGAAGGTGGGGTGGGTTTTGACTACCGGCTAGGAATGGCTATTCCTGACAAGTGGATAAAA ATGCTGAAAGAAGTCAAAGATGAAGACTGGAATATGGGTGATATTGTTTTTACTCTAACCAATCGACGATATGGAGAAAAAGTTATAGCATACGCAGAGAGCCATGACCAGGCATTAGTTGGTGACAAGACTCTTGCTTTCTGGCTCATGGATGCAGAAATGTATTCCAATATGTCCACAATGAGTCATTTTACATTGACTATTGATCGTGGCATGGCACTTCACAAGATGATAAGGCTTATCACGATTGGTCTCGGTGGTGAAGGTTACCTCAATTTTATTGGAAACGAGTTTGGACATCCCGAGTGGTTGGATTTTCCACGAGCTGGAAATAATTCA AGTTACTGGTATGCTCGAAGGCAGTGGAATCTAGTTGACGATAATGTACTGCGGTATCGATTTCTCAACGAATTTGATCTTGCCATGAACCACTTGGAAAACACCTACCATTGGTTGTCAAGTGATTTT TCGTTTGTAAGTCACAGGCACGAGTCAAACAAGGTGATCGCATTTGAGAGAGGTACAGTTCTCTTCATATTCAACTTTCATCCAACCCAGAGCTTTACAGATTACCAGATTGGAACTGCACAACCCGGAAC ATACAAAATCGTATTGAACTCCGATTCGGGTCGATTTCATGGTCACAATCGTATAGACGAGAGCACTCGTTTCCACACAGCTCCTAATGCTTGGGATGGCAGACCACACTCACTACTCATCTATCTACCAAGTCGTGTTGGTCTAGTTCTCGCTGTTGAAGGATAA